In Promicromonospora sp. Populi, one genomic interval encodes:
- a CDS encoding adenosine deaminase, translated as MTTQDPGARPGEALLRALPKVVLHDHLDGGLRPQTVLELADAAGHKLPAGDAESLATWFRDAADSGTLVRYLETFEHTIAVMQTSDNLARVAREAVLDLAADGVVYAEQRWAPEQHLAGGLSLAETLEAVQAGIDDGIAAAAADGHLIRVGQLVTALRHTDQWLELAELAVEYRDRGVVGFDLAGPEAGFPPSRHREVWRYLAEYDMPTTIHAGEAAGLDSIAQAVHLGQADRLGHGARIIEDIAFVPDGDPAEGGLSDDGRGGAADLGRLAHWVRDHQIPLELCPVSNLQTGIAESIAKHPITRLKELDFAVTLNTDNRLMSRTSMTHEMKLLVDEAGWTLDDLVDVTVTAAWGAFMHHDERRDLVEQVLLPGFQKVEGALL; from the coding sequence ATGACCACGCAAGACCCCGGGGCGCGCCCCGGTGAGGCGCTGCTACGCGCCCTGCCCAAGGTAGTACTGCACGACCACCTCGACGGGGGCCTACGGCCGCAGACCGTCCTCGAGCTCGCGGACGCCGCGGGGCACAAGCTGCCCGCCGGCGACGCCGAGTCCCTGGCCACCTGGTTCCGTGACGCCGCCGACTCCGGCACGCTGGTCCGGTACCTGGAGACCTTCGAGCACACCATCGCCGTCATGCAGACGTCCGACAACCTGGCCCGCGTCGCCCGCGAGGCCGTGCTGGACCTTGCAGCCGACGGCGTCGTGTACGCCGAGCAGCGCTGGGCGCCGGAGCAGCACCTGGCCGGCGGGCTGTCGCTCGCCGAGACCCTCGAGGCGGTCCAGGCCGGGATCGACGACGGCATCGCCGCCGCAGCAGCGGACGGCCACCTCATCCGGGTAGGCCAGCTCGTCACCGCCCTGCGGCACACGGACCAGTGGCTCGAGCTCGCGGAGCTCGCCGTCGAATACCGGGACCGCGGCGTCGTCGGGTTCGACCTCGCAGGCCCCGAGGCAGGGTTCCCGCCGTCGCGCCACCGCGAGGTCTGGCGCTACCTCGCCGAGTACGACATGCCGACCACCATCCACGCCGGCGAGGCCGCCGGCCTCGACTCCATCGCCCAGGCGGTGCACCTGGGGCAGGCCGACCGCCTCGGCCACGGCGCCCGGATCATCGAGGACATCGCCTTCGTGCCCGACGGCGACCCCGCCGAGGGCGGCCTGTCGGACGACGGCCGCGGCGGAGCGGCGGACCTGGGCCGCCTCGCGCACTGGGTGCGCGACCACCAGATCCCGCTCGAGCTGTGCCCCGTGTCGAACCTGCAGACCGGCATCGCCGAGTCGATAGCCAAGCACCCGATCACCCGCCTCAAGGAGCTGGACTTCGCGGTCACGCTCAACACGGACAACCGCCTGATGTCTCGCACGTCGATGACGCACGAGATGAAGCTGCTCGTCGACGAGGCCGGCTGGACGCTGGACGACCTCGTCGACGTGACCGTCACCGCCGCCTGGGGTGCGTTCATGCACCACGACGAGCGGCGCGACCTCGTGGAGCAGGTGCTCCTGCCCGGATTCCAGAAAGTTGAAGGTGCCCTGCTATGA
- the deoC gene encoding deoxyribose-phosphate aldolase, whose amino-acid sequence MTGTPNDAKALAAFVDHTLLKPEVTAADVATLVEEGAALGVFSVCVSPPFVSLAVEVAAGRLAVATVCGFPSGKHLSDVKAFEAARSVADDADEVDMVIDVGTARSGRFDAVQTDIAAVRAAVPADRILKVIIESAALTDEQIVGACKAAEAAGADFVKTSTGFHPAGGASVHAVSLMARTVGAAGGGRLGVKASGGIRDLDTALAMIEAGATRLGLSSTAGVLAGFEAGAVAPASTDTY is encoded by the coding sequence ATGACCGGAACGCCGAATGATGCAAAGGCGCTCGCCGCCTTTGTGGACCACACGCTGCTCAAGCCGGAGGTGACGGCCGCCGACGTCGCCACGCTCGTCGAGGAGGGGGCGGCACTCGGGGTGTTCTCGGTGTGCGTCTCGCCGCCGTTCGTGTCGCTCGCGGTCGAGGTCGCGGCCGGGCGGCTTGCCGTCGCGACGGTGTGCGGGTTCCCGTCGGGCAAGCACCTGAGTGACGTCAAGGCCTTCGAGGCGGCCCGTTCCGTCGCGGACGACGCGGACGAGGTCGACATGGTGATCGACGTCGGCACCGCGCGGTCCGGCCGGTTCGACGCTGTGCAGACCGACATCGCGGCCGTCCGCGCCGCGGTCCCGGCCGACCGGATCCTGAAGGTGATCATCGAGTCGGCGGCGCTGACCGACGAGCAGATCGTGGGCGCGTGCAAGGCGGCCGAGGCCGCCGGCGCGGACTTCGTGAAGACGTCCACGGGTTTCCACCCGGCCGGCGGCGCCTCGGTGCACGCCGTCTCGCTCATGGCCCGGACCGTCGGCGCCGCGGGCGGCGGCAGGCTGGGCGTCAAGGCCTCCGGCGGGATCCGCGACCTCGACACCGCGCTCGCGATGATCGAGGCGGGCGCCACCCGCCTGGGCCTGTCGAGCACGGCCGGGGTCCTGGCCGGCTTCGAAGCGGGCGCAGTCGCCCCCGCCTCGACCGACACCTACTGA